The Streptomyces sp. NBC_01255 genome window below encodes:
- a CDS encoding Uma2 family endonuclease: MSVEAIMHTEFPEGYAVFIGADGKMIMTPRSLEHSSTIRSMQIDTLALGRHAKVTSDVYIDFPADENSAPDLAILREDSQRVGKRYSFEDVLLIAEVVSVSSARKDYDDCTAKYGRYGIPVYLVVDPYAGEVVVHTQSTGTGYIAAHTHKYGTGKLPIELADGRTFTLDLDELPRPEPETGAR; the protein is encoded by the coding sequence ATGAGCGTCGAGGCGATCATGCACACCGAGTTCCCCGAGGGATACGCGGTCTTCATCGGTGCCGACGGGAAGATGATCATGACCCCGCGGAGCCTGGAGCACTCCAGCACGATCCGCTCCATGCAGATCGACACGCTCGCACTGGGACGTCACGCCAAGGTGACTTCCGACGTGTACATCGACTTCCCCGCCGACGAGAACTCCGCACCCGATCTCGCGATCCTGCGCGAGGACTCCCAGAGGGTGGGCAAGCGCTACAGCTTCGAGGACGTCCTGCTGATCGCGGAGGTGGTGTCGGTCTCCTCGGCGCGCAAGGACTACGACGACTGCACCGCCAAGTACGGCCGCTACGGCATCCCCGTCTACCTGGTGGTGGACCCGTACGCCGGGGAGGTCGTCGTCCACACCCAGTCCACCGGAACCGGCTACATCGCGGCGCACACGCACAAGTACGGCACCGGCAAGCTCCCCATCGAGCTGGCCGACGGGCGCACCTTCACCCTCGACCTGGACGAGCTTCCCCGGCCCGAACCGGAGACCGGCGCGCGCTGA
- a CDS encoding putative quinol monooxygenase produces the protein MKKTLLAEFTVRPGSEEHVAELVKEYAARVREEPGNLAFEVFTKESSPRAYWIFEVYAHEAAFQTHLAAPYGPPFNAALQPLIEEKESVLTFLRPLGR, from the coding sequence ATGAAGAAAACGCTGTTGGCCGAGTTCACCGTGCGCCCCGGAAGTGAGGAACACGTCGCCGAACTGGTCAAGGAGTACGCCGCTCGCGTCCGTGAAGAACCCGGGAACCTGGCCTTCGAGGTATTCACCAAGGAATCCAGCCCCCGGGCGTACTGGATCTTCGAGGTGTACGCGCACGAAGCCGCCTTCCAGACCCACTTGGCGGCACCCTACGGCCCGCCCTTCAACGCGGCGCTCCAACCGTTGATCGAGGAGAAGGAGTCCGTGCTCACCTTCCTGCGCCCGCTCGGCCGCTGA
- a CDS encoding GH32 C-terminal domain-containing protein has translation MSRVPARRRVPLRLVAAAAATCALTVTAVAPQAAAEDSRPYTESYRPQFHFSPAKNWMNDPNGLVWFQGEYHLFYQYNPSGNTWGNMSWGHAVSTDLVHWRELTLAIPHDDQEMVFSGSAVVDHDNTTGFGTTENPAIVAVYTSHYKDSGKQAQSLAYSTDRGRTWTKYAGNPVLDIGSKEFRDPKVQWYAPTKSWLMTVSLSTEHRVQFYSSKDLKSWTHLSDFGPQNTVGGVWECPDLFPLPVDGDPKRVKGVLVVNINPGGIAGGSAAQYFVGDFDGTRFTPDDDGSYTPPPGVVVQDFEGADYGTWQTTGTAFGEGPVPAPAPGTSGTSGFEGMGLVDSFHNGDAETGILTSPPFTVDSPYLNFKVAGGRHPHVPGSVMGGSPAPAGETLADFEQDTYGSWTATGTAFGDGPAPGTLPGQHEVSGHEGGGLVNTFLGGDATTGTLTSPEFTVTAKHLNLLIGGGNHPSGSAAPTAVRLVVDGRTVRSATGTDSESLNWVSWDLGDLAGRTAHIEVVDENTGGWGHILLDQVMLSDTPARPRSTETTVNLLIDGKVVQSRTGADSGSLDWTSFDLRAHQGKQATLQIVDMNTAGWGHVLADHFVAADQPAVSSLQRADWVDYGKDYYAAVSWENAPDGKRRMIGWMNNWQYGNDIPTSPWRSAQSVPREMALRTVDGRLRLTQQPVSTVESLHGSSFSARDIRIAEGSVPLAAGRADGKALDIRATFTLGDAERFGFKVRTGEGQETVIGYDNKTRELYVDRTRSGAVDFHGDFPGVQRAPLTPRNGKIELRILVDWSSVEVFGGEGEAVITDQIFPSPDSDGVRIFAEGGSVRLDRAKVWQVRSYRD, from the coding sequence ATGAGCCGAGTCCCCGCTCGCCGTCGTGTCCCGCTGCGCCTCGTCGCCGCCGCGGCCGCGACCTGCGCGCTCACCGTCACCGCCGTCGCCCCGCAGGCGGCGGCGGAGGACAGCCGGCCGTACACGGAGTCGTACCGCCCGCAGTTCCACTTCAGCCCCGCGAAGAACTGGATGAACGACCCCAACGGACTGGTCTGGTTCCAGGGCGAGTACCACCTCTTCTACCAGTACAACCCGAGCGGAAACACCTGGGGCAACATGTCCTGGGGCCACGCCGTCAGCACGGACCTGGTGCACTGGCGGGAACTCACCCTCGCCATCCCGCACGACGACCAGGAGATGGTCTTCTCGGGCAGCGCCGTCGTCGACCACGACAACACCACGGGGTTCGGGACCACGGAGAACCCCGCCATAGTGGCCGTCTACACCAGCCACTACAAGGACAGCGGCAAGCAGGCCCAGTCCCTGGCGTACAGCACCGACCGCGGCCGCACCTGGACCAAGTACGCCGGGAACCCGGTGCTCGACATCGGATCGAAGGAGTTCCGCGACCCCAAGGTCCAGTGGTACGCACCCACCAAGAGCTGGCTGATGACGGTGTCGTTGTCCACCGAGCACAGGGTCCAATTCTACTCCTCCAAGGACCTCAAGAGCTGGACGCATCTCAGCGACTTCGGCCCGCAGAACACGGTGGGCGGCGTCTGGGAGTGCCCGGACCTGTTCCCGCTGCCCGTCGACGGCGACCCCAAGCGCGTCAAGGGGGTACTCGTCGTCAACATCAACCCCGGTGGCATCGCCGGTGGTTCGGCCGCCCAGTACTTCGTCGGCGACTTCGACGGCACGCGGTTCACGCCCGACGACGACGGCTCCTACACGCCTCCGCCCGGAGTAGTGGTGCAGGACTTCGAAGGCGCCGACTACGGCACCTGGCAGACGACCGGCACCGCCTTCGGCGAGGGACCGGTCCCCGCGCCCGCGCCCGGGACGTCGGGCACGAGCGGCTTCGAGGGCATGGGACTCGTCGACAGCTTCCACAACGGCGACGCCGAGACCGGCATCCTCACCTCACCGCCCTTCACTGTCGACAGCCCATACCTCAACTTCAAGGTGGCCGGCGGCCGTCACCCGCACGTCCCCGGCTCCGTGATGGGCGGCTCCCCCGCCCCCGCGGGAGAGACCCTCGCCGACTTCGAGCAGGACACGTACGGCTCCTGGACGGCCACAGGCACCGCCTTCGGCGACGGCCCCGCACCCGGCACCCTGCCCGGGCAGCACGAGGTGTCCGGACACGAGGGCGGCGGCCTGGTGAACACGTTCCTGGGCGGCGACGCGACCACGGGCACCCTCACCTCGCCCGAGTTCACCGTCACCGCGAAGCATCTCAACCTCCTCATCGGCGGGGGCAATCACCCCTCCGGATCCGCCGCGCCCACCGCCGTCCGGCTCGTCGTCGACGGCAGGACGGTACGCAGCGCCACCGGCACCGACTCGGAGTCGCTCAACTGGGTCTCCTGGGACCTCGGCGACCTCGCCGGCCGGACCGCGCACATCGAGGTCGTCGACGAGAACACCGGTGGCTGGGGGCACATCCTGCTCGACCAGGTCATGCTGTCCGACACCCCCGCACGGCCCCGCTCGACAGAGACCACGGTCAATCTCCTCATCGACGGAAAGGTCGTCCAGAGCAGGACCGGCGCTGACAGCGGCAGCCTGGACTGGACCTCCTTCGACCTCCGCGCCCACCAGGGCAAGCAGGCCACCCTCCAGATCGTCGACATGAACACGGCCGGCTGGGGCCACGTCCTGGCCGACCACTTCGTCGCCGCCGACCAACCGGCCGTCTCAAGTCTCCAGCGGGCCGACTGGGTCGACTACGGCAAGGACTACTACGCCGCCGTTTCCTGGGAGAACGCCCCGGACGGCAAGCGCCGCATGATCGGCTGGATGAACAACTGGCAGTACGGCAACGACATCCCGACCTCCCCCTGGCGCAGCGCGCAGAGCGTCCCGCGCGAGATGGCTCTGCGCACCGTGGACGGCCGGCTCCGACTGACGCAGCAGCCGGTGTCCACCGTGGAGTCGCTCCACGGCTCCTCGTTCAGCGCGCGCGACATCAGGATCGCGGAAGGATCCGTGCCGTTGGCAGCGGGCCGGGCCGACGGCAAGGCGCTCGACATCCGGGCGACATTCACCCTTGGTGACGCCGAGCGTTTCGGGTTCAAGGTCCGCACGGGCGAAGGCCAGGAGACCGTCATCGGCTACGACAACAAGACGCGGGAGCTGTACGTCGACCGGACGCGTTCGGGTGCGGTCGACTTCCACGGCGACTTCCCCGGCGTCCAGCGCGCACCGCTGACTCCCCGGAACGGCAAGATCGAGCTCCGCATCCTGGTCGACTGGTCCTCGGTCGAGGTGTTCGGCGGCGAAGGCGAGGCCGTGATCACGGACCAGATCTTCCCCAGCCCGGACAGCGACGGCGTCCGGATCTTCGCCGAAGGCGGCTCCGTACGCCTGGACAGGGCCAAGGTCTGGCAGGTGCGGTCGTACCGCGACTGA